The Epilithonimonas zeae genome contains a region encoding:
- a CDS encoding LIC_10190 family membrane protein, which yields MLIILKTVLIFLFINFGNGIIVGKLLKIKNESFTIISLLGILSVTFLQTILAFFLPLNFYIEITFLISGVFGMILFLKEKDFTQFEFRKNIDFWFYFFIILILFVASFSPYLYDHYSYYVPTVTFLKEVGFVKGISNIDLLLGQSSFWHVYQAGFSNLTDEFLRINVYLLLLFLIYIYERRQWVLFLFIPFFLIFIQQPSPDLPTFIISLIVLNELLINSDRKVLLYISIFVFCIKPTMFWLPLLIVLESIYQRNFKFQMLIPILAFGSLFVFKNIWLFGFPVFPVSAFDFNLSWKPSEEILTYSSQIGLMKSYDMHYSYQQILGFNLWERIYHWFTIGLKSILNFGIVLSVIILGFLAFRRKDKFYFLLFIFICVLLKFIFIIVFSAQYRFFIDIYLVVLFLIFKNISEQKSIFTTVITSVFVSVIFIFPGFIQKFNVGKKMSGFNWYQLYKPKENNLININSEYKIGNLNFYVPKYPFQKEFFPWLNIYDLKLYDYYGIFPQYLGKDVRNGFLQRKLTKEEKIQLKEIISETEKYNPKVP from the coding sequence ATGCTTATAATTCTCAAAACTGTTCTCATATTTCTCTTTATCAATTTTGGTAATGGAATTATTGTGGGTAAACTTCTAAAAATCAAAAATGAGAGTTTTACAATCATTTCTCTTTTAGGGATTCTAAGCGTTACCTTTTTACAAACAATTCTGGCTTTTTTCTTGCCATTGAATTTTTATATAGAAATTACATTTTTAATTTCTGGAGTTTTTGGAATGATATTATTTTTAAAAGAGAAAGATTTTACCCAGTTTGAGTTTAGGAAGAATATCGACTTTTGGTTTTATTTTTTTATAATATTAATTCTTTTTGTTGCATCCTTTTCGCCTTATTTATATGATCATTACAGTTATTATGTTCCAACTGTTACGTTTCTCAAAGAAGTTGGCTTTGTAAAAGGAATTTCAAATATAGATTTATTATTGGGTCAATCATCGTTTTGGCACGTTTATCAAGCTGGATTTTCAAATTTAACTGATGAGTTTTTAAGAATTAATGTTTATTTACTACTCTTATTTTTGATTTATATTTATGAAAGAAGGCAGTGGGTTCTGTTTCTGTTTATTCCATTTTTCTTAATTTTTATTCAGCAGCCAAGCCCGGATTTACCAACCTTTATAATTTCTTTAATTGTTCTGAATGAATTATTAATTAACTCGGACAGAAAAGTACTTTTATACATTTCAATATTTGTATTTTGTATAAAGCCAACAATGTTTTGGTTACCATTGCTGATTGTTTTAGAAAGTATTTACCAAAGAAATTTCAAATTTCAAATGTTGATTCCAATTTTGGCTTTTGGAAGTTTATTTGTTTTCAAAAATATCTGGCTTTTCGGATTTCCTGTTTTTCCTGTTTCAGCTTTTGATTTTAATTTGTCTTGGAAGCCGAGTGAGGAGATTTTGACTTACTCTTCACAAATCGGATTGATGAAATCTTATGATATGCATTATTCTTATCAGCAGATTCTGGGATTTAATCTTTGGGAAAGAATTTATCATTGGTTTACAATTGGATTGAAATCAATTTTAAATTTCGGAATTGTTTTGAGTGTAATAATCTTAGGATTTTTAGCATTTAGAAGAAAAGATAAATTTTACTTTTTACTTTTCATTTTCATTTGTGTTTTATTGAAGTTTATTTTTATAATTGTCTTCTCAGCACAATATCGATTTTTTATTGATATTTATTTAGTTGTGTTGTTTCTGATTTTTAAAAATATTTCAGAACAGAAATCTATTTTTACAACTGTCATTACTTCAGTTTTTGTATCAGTGATTTTTATATTCCCGGGATTTATTCAAAAATTCAATGTAGGGAAAAAGATGTCGGGTTTTAATTGGTATCAGCTTTATAAACCAAAAGAGAATAATTTGATTAATATCAATTCAGAATATAAGATTGGGAATTTAAACTTTTATGTTCCTAAATACCCTTTTCAGAAAGAGTTTTTTCCTTGGCTTAATATTTATGATTTGAAGCTTTATGATTATTACGGGATTTTTCCACAATATCTTGGTAAAGATGTGAGGAATGGATTCTTGCAAAGAAAATTGACAAAAGAAGAAAAAATCCAATTAAAGGAAATCATTTCCGAAACCGAGAAGTACAATCCAAAAGTCCCTTAA
- the ruvB gene encoding Holliday junction branch migration DNA helicase RuvB, which translates to MPDFLHPDKYNYSDDDLIQEEKIRPQSFRDFAGQRKTLDNLEVFVAAAKNRGSALDHVLLHGPPGLGKTTLSHIIANELGVNCKITSGPVLDKPGSLAGLLTNLEENDVLFIDEIHRLSPIVEEYLYSAMEDYKIDIMLETGPNARSVQIGLNPFTLIGATTRSGMLTKPMLARFGIQSRLEYYTIELLGMIIERSARVLGVKIYEDAALEIARRSRGTPRIANALLRRVRDFAEIKGNGEIEIEITKFALNSLNVDEFGLDDMDNKIMRVMIENFRGKPVGISALATSIGENPETLEEVYEPFLIQEGFIIRTPRGREVTYKAYKHLNISRPKNLGELF; encoded by the coding sequence ATGCCCGATTTTTTACATCCCGATAAATACAATTATTCTGATGACGATTTGATTCAGGAAGAAAAAATCCGACCGCAGAGTTTCAGAGATTTTGCGGGGCAAAGAAAAACGCTTGATAACCTGGAAGTTTTCGTGGCAGCAGCTAAAAATCGTGGAAGTGCTTTGGACCATGTTCTTTTGCACGGTCCACCGGGATTGGGAAAAACAACTCTTTCACATATTATTGCCAATGAGTTAGGCGTTAATTGTAAAATCACTTCTGGTCCAGTTTTAGATAAACCAGGAAGTTTGGCTGGGTTACTGACCAATCTCGAAGAAAATGATGTTCTTTTCATCGATGAAATCCATCGTCTGTCTCCAATTGTAGAAGAATATTTGTATTCTGCGATGGAGGATTATAAGATTGATATTATGCTGGAAACCGGTCCCAATGCACGTTCTGTGCAAATTGGCTTAAATCCTTTTACATTAATTGGTGCAACCACAAGAAGCGGAATGCTTACCAAGCCAATGCTTGCAAGATTCGGAATCCAAAGCAGATTAGAATATTATACCATCGAACTTCTCGGAATGATTATCGAAAGGAGTGCACGAGTTTTGGGTGTGAAAATATATGAAGATGCAGCACTCGAAATTGCCAGAAGAAGCCGAGGAACTCCAAGAATTGCCAATGCGCTTTTGCGAAGAGTTCGTGACTTCGCCGAAATCAAAGGCAATGGAGAAATCGAAATCGAAATCACAAAATTCGCATTGAATTCTCTAAACGTTGATGAGTTTGGCTTAGATGATATGGATAACAAAATTATGCGTGTGATGATTGAAAATTTCCGAGGCAAACCAGTGGGGATTTCTGCATTGGCTACTTCTATTGGAGAGAATCCAGAAACTTTGGAAGAAGTTTATGAACCTTTTTTGATTCAGGAAGGTTTTATTATCAGAACACCTAGAGGTAGGGAAGTGACTTATAAAGCCTACAAACATTTGAATATTTCCAGGCCGAAAAATTTGGGAGAATTGTTTTAA
- a CDS encoding FMN-binding negative transcriptional regulator — protein MFIPKIYKSDDQELMKKIISENAFALLISDKEKLSATHSMFLSNDNGKDFFLETHISKANFQARTLKDGDEVLCDFLGAHSYISSSWYEKTNVSTWNYEAVQIRGKVKVMTDEELYRHLEKLTFKYEKIQRCPMFVENMGDEFVKKEMKGTFGINIYPTEIFIANKLSQNRNDGDFENIILNLGQSDSANDKKIAELMGENRGLI, from the coding sequence ATGTTCATACCCAAAATTTACAAAAGCGATGACCAAGAATTGATGAAGAAAATTATCAGTGAAAATGCTTTTGCACTTTTAATTTCTGATAAAGAAAAACTATCGGCAACACATTCTATGTTTTTGTCGAATGATAATGGAAAAGATTTTTTTCTTGAAACTCATATTTCCAAAGCCAATTTTCAAGCAAGAACTTTGAAGGATGGCGATGAGGTTTTATGCGATTTCTTAGGTGCTCATTCTTACATTTCTTCATCTTGGTATGAGAAAACCAATGTTTCAACGTGGAATTATGAAGCAGTTCAAATCCGTGGAAAAGTAAAAGTGATGACGGATGAAGAGCTTTATCGACATCTGGAAAAGCTTACGTTCAAATATGAAAAAATTCAGAGATGTCCAATGTTTGTTGAAAATATGGGCGATGAATTTGTGAAAAAAGAAATGAAAGGTACTTTTGGAATCAATATTTATCCGACGGAAATCTTTATAGCAAATAAATTAAGTCAAAATAGAAACGATGGTGATTTTGAAAATATTATTCTTAATTTAGGGCAATCAGATTCTGCAAATGATAAAAAAATTGCAGAGTTGATGGGGGAAAATCGAGGTTTGATTTAA
- a CDS encoding MBL fold metallo-hydrolase: protein MKLYPIQCGKFKLDGGAMFGVVPKTLWEKTNPADERNLIELGTRSLLVEDGKKLILIDCGLGDKQDEKFFGHYSLWGDDSLDKNLKRYGFVREDITDVFLTHLHFDHCGGAVEWNDDKSGYRPAFKNAHFWTNENHWKWATEPNPREKASFLKENIFPLEESGQLNFLPLPTTGNYGFAPDLKMDVIFVDGHTEKQMLPVLQYQEKTIVFAADLIPTTGHIPQVYVMGYDTRPLLTMEEKGKFLKQCVDNDYLLFLEHDAHNELASLKMTERGVKLDQTFSFNEVFGY, encoded by the coding sequence ATGAAACTCTATCCAATCCAATGTGGAAAATTTAAACTTGATGGTGGCGCAATGTTTGGCGTTGTTCCGAAAACGCTTTGGGAAAAAACAAATCCAGCTGACGAAAGAAATCTTATCGAATTAGGAACTCGCTCGCTTTTGGTAGAAGACGGCAAAAAATTAATACTAATCGATTGTGGCCTTGGAGATAAACAAGATGAGAAATTCTTCGGTCATTATTCACTTTGGGGAGATGATTCTTTGGATAAAAACCTTAAGAGATATGGATTTGTGAGAGAAGATATTACGGATGTTTTTTTGACGCATCTTCATTTTGACCATTGCGGTGGTGCAGTAGAATGGAATGATGACAAATCTGGTTACAGACCTGCTTTCAAAAATGCACATTTCTGGACGAACGAAAATCATTGGAAATGGGCAACAGAACCTAATCCTAGAGAGAAAGCAAGTTTTCTAAAAGAAAATATTTTTCCTTTGGAAGAAAGTGGACAACTCAATTTCTTGCCATTACCGACAACCGGAAATTATGGATTTGCTCCCGATTTGAAAATGGATGTGATTTTTGTAGATGGACATACGGAAAAACAAATGCTTCCGGTTCTGCAGTATCAGGAAAAAACAATTGTTTTTGCAGCAGATTTGATTCCAACAACAGGGCATATTCCGCAGGTTTATGTGATGGGCTATGATACAAGGCCATTGTTAACAATGGAAGAAAAAGGGAAATTTTTAAAGCAATGTGTTGATAATGATTATCTTTTGTTTTTGGAACACGATGCTCATAACGAATTAGCAAGTTTGAAAATGACAGAAAGAGGTGTTAAATTAGATCAGACTTTTAGTTTTAATGAAGTTTTTGGATATTAA
- the coaE gene encoding dephospho-CoA kinase (Dephospho-CoA kinase (CoaE) performs the final step in coenzyme A biosynthesis.): MPKIIGLTGGIGSGKTSVAKLLEEKGFPVYYSDDEAKNIVNKDLALKEKIIELLGKEAYVNGIYNRRYVAEKVFNNSELLEQLNHLIHPAVKIDFENWINSQNSEFVFKETALLFELKLNQQCYKSLLITADDNLRIKRTMDRDDKTYREVEAVMQKQMSEKDKCKLADYIIYNNSDLESLRVATEAFVEELK; this comes from the coding sequence ATACCCAAGATTATTGGATTAACAGGCGGAATTGGTTCCGGAAAAACATCAGTCGCAAAATTATTAGAGGAAAAAGGTTTTCCTGTTTATTATTCGGATGACGAAGCGAAAAATATTGTCAACAAAGATTTGGCTTTAAAAGAAAAAATTATTGAGCTTTTGGGTAAAGAGGCTTATGTTAATGGAATTTATAACAGGAGATATGTTGCTGAAAAAGTCTTTAATAATTCTGAACTTTTAGAACAATTAAATCATTTGATTCATCCGGCAGTAAAAATCGATTTTGAAAATTGGATTAATTCCCAAAACTCTGAATTCGTTTTCAAAGAAACTGCACTTCTCTTCGAACTGAAATTAAATCAACAATGTTATAAGTCTCTGTTAATCACGGCAGACGATAATCTCAGAATCAAAAGGACGATGGATAGAGATGATAAAACGTATCGAGAAGTCGAAGCTGTGATGCAAAAGCAAATGTCTGAAAAAGACAAATGTAAACTGGCTGATTATATTATTTATAACAACTCTGATTTAGAAAGCTTAAGAGTAGCGACAGAAGCTTTTGTTGAAGAACTTAAATAA
- a CDS encoding reprolysin-like metallopeptidase: MKKIFTTLFSLGLITGAYAQWNPASMKGEKLRDTKVTNYYSLDLDAIRSQLVNAQDTGKNSKAVIIKLPTLDGKIERFAVYSLPVVDKAMADRYQLGSYTGVKVDDPTVYVRFSISPYDFQGMMFRNGQYEFIEPQNKEKTVYGVFPKTEKRSEGKAFECKTSESFLSKKQMDALSKSTDFTHSVTEFNKASDKKYRTYRLAISVTGEYTQYFGGVPQAAAAINATMTRVNGVFEKDFAIHLNVLDLPQLIYTDPNTDPYSPASSGASGAWNLEIQQTLTSVIGNAAYDIGHLFGRSGGGGSAGDVGNVCRNPSSNSDEEAKGSAFTSPGSGGPEGDNFDIDYVAHEMGHQFGADHTFSHGIHSAPNNTAHMEPGSGSTIMGYAGITSADVQPHSDAYFHVRSIEQVQTYVNGQNCDVSTAITNNPPVVATLINRTIPKGTAFVLTASATDAENDPITYTWEEYDRSTSAVTSVTGNNTAGPKFRSLTGSALPYRYFPKLSSVLNGTLSSASDWEAVSNVARTMNFRVLVRDNNADVKQQQTQIGSQTITVGNDGPFKVTATKVYNNSAGAFTWDVANTAAAPYSVSNVKIDYTTDNGANWTVLSASTANDGTENISFAGIPTNSVVTVRVSAIDNVFYAVGKVTVSAMVNCDGTAPAGLAASSITQTGAKIDWDAVANATYILRYKKAADTNWTEVNNLTTNTYTISGLTLNTAYNVSVATICSGTVGTYATADFSTKGIEYCTAGATSTSFEKLSNVTFAGINNSSTSTAGYEDFTTVTGNVNAGQSYTFSSSFTGTSYADDQVLVWIDFNQDGDFTDAGEQVLVTSKKTSPWTGNITIPATALAGKTRMRVRLQDSSISPNATPCGTSTYGQVEDYSLNIVQSLAVTDVKKNNISVYPNPATDVINISNVSSKTKFEIYSVGGQLVNQGTTDGKVNVSKLTKGVYILTVESNGEKSQTKFIKN, translated from the coding sequence ATGAAGAAAATCTTTACTACTCTTTTTTCATTAGGTTTGATTACAGGTGCTTATGCACAGTGGAATCCTGCATCTATGAAAGGAGAAAAGTTGCGCGACACAAAGGTAACTAACTATTATTCATTAGATCTTGATGCGATAAGATCTCAGTTGGTAAATGCTCAGGATACAGGGAAAAATAGCAAAGCAGTCATTATCAAATTACCAACATTAGACGGTAAGATTGAAAGATTTGCCGTTTACAGCTTACCTGTTGTTGACAAAGCAATGGCTGATCGTTATCAATTAGGTTCATATACTGGAGTTAAGGTAGATGATCCAACGGTTTATGTGAGATTCAGTATTTCTCCTTATGATTTCCAGGGGATGATGTTCAGAAATGGACAATATGAGTTCATCGAGCCACAAAATAAAGAAAAAACGGTTTATGGCGTTTTTCCAAAGACAGAAAAAAGGTCTGAAGGTAAAGCTTTTGAGTGTAAAACATCAGAATCTTTCCTTAGCAAAAAACAAATGGATGCTTTATCGAAATCAACAGATTTCACGCACAGTGTTACCGAGTTCAATAAAGCTAGTGATAAAAAATACAGAACTTACAGATTAGCCATTTCTGTAACGGGAGAATACACACAGTATTTCGGAGGAGTTCCTCAAGCTGCTGCAGCAATTAATGCTACAATGACTAGGGTAAACGGTGTTTTCGAAAAAGATTTTGCTATTCACTTGAATGTTCTTGATCTTCCTCAATTAATTTATACCGACCCAAACACAGATCCATATTCACCGGCTTCTTCAGGCGCATCCGGAGCCTGGAATCTTGAGATTCAGCAAACTTTAACTTCTGTTATCGGAAATGCTGCTTACGATATTGGTCACTTATTCGGAAGATCTGGTGGCGGTGGTAGCGCAGGAGATGTTGGTAATGTTTGTAGAAATCCATCGAGTAATTCTGATGAAGAAGCTAAAGGTTCGGCATTCACTTCTCCAGGAAGTGGCGGACCAGAAGGCGATAATTTCGATATTGATTATGTAGCACACGAAATGGGACACCAGTTTGGAGCAGATCATACTTTCTCACACGGAATTCACTCTGCACCAAATAATACTGCGCATATGGAGCCAGGTTCCGGATCTACAATTATGGGTTATGCAGGAATAACGAGCGCAGATGTTCAGCCACATTCTGATGCTTATTTCCACGTAAGAAGCATAGAGCAGGTTCAAACTTATGTGAATGGTCAAAACTGTGATGTAAGTACAGCCATCACAAACAATCCGCCAGTCGTTGCCACACTAATAAACAGAACAATTCCAAAAGGAACTGCTTTTGTTTTAACAGCTTCAGCAACAGATGCAGAAAACGACCCTATTACTTACACTTGGGAAGAATATGACAGATCAACATCTGCAGTTACATCCGTTACAGGAAACAACACTGCTGGACCAAAATTCAGATCTTTAACTGGTTCTGCATTACCTTATAGGTATTTCCCTAAATTAAGCAGTGTCTTGAACGGTACTTTATCCAGCGCATCAGATTGGGAAGCTGTTTCTAACGTAGCAAGAACTATGAATTTTAGAGTTCTTGTAAGAGACAATAATGCTGATGTAAAACAACAACAGACTCAGATCGGTTCACAGACGATTACTGTAGGTAATGACGGACCCTTCAAAGTTACTGCTACAAAAGTTTATAATAACTCCGCAGGGGCATTTACTTGGGATGTAGCCAACACAGCAGCTGCTCCTTACAGTGTTTCTAATGTTAAAATAGATTATACGACAGATAACGGTGCAAACTGGACTGTTCTATCTGCTTCTACGGCTAATGATGGAACAGAAAACATAAGCTTCGCTGGGATTCCTACAAACTCTGTAGTTACAGTAAGAGTTTCTGCTATTGATAACGTATTCTACGCGGTTGGTAAAGTAACGGTTTCAGCGATGGTAAACTGTGACGGAACAGCACCAGCAGGACTTGCAGCTAGCAGCATTACACAAACAGGTGCTAAGATTGATTGGGACGCAGTTGCTAATGCAACTTATATCTTGAGATACAAAAAAGCAGCTGATACCAATTGGACAGAGGTTAATAATCTTACAACTAATACTTACACTATTTCCGGATTAACACTTAACACAGCTTATAACGTAAGCGTTGCAACAATCTGCAGCGGAACAGTTGGAACTTATGCAACTGCAGACTTCAGTACAAAAGGAATAGAATATTGTACAGCTGGTGCGACTTCTACAAGTTTTGAGAAGTTATCTAATGTAACTTTTGCAGGCATCAACAACAGTTCGACTTCTACAGCAGGATATGAAGACTTTACTACTGTTACCGGAAATGTAAATGCGGGACAATCCTATACGTTCTCTTCATCATTTACTGGAACATCATACGCGGATGACCAAGTTTTGGTTTGGATTGATTTCAACCAAGATGGAGACTTTACAGATGCTGGTGAACAAGTTTTGGTAACAAGTAAAAAAACATCACCTTGGACAGGTAATATTACGATTCCTGCAACTGCCTTAGCTGGAAAAACAAGAATGAGAGTTCGTTTACAAGATTCTTCAATCTCACCAAATGCGACTCCTTGTGGTACATCTACTTACGGGCAAGTTGAAGATTATAGTTTGAATATTGTGCAATCATTGGCAGTTACTGATGTTAAGAAAAATAATATCAGCGTTTATCCAAACCCTGCGACAGACGTTATTAACATCTCTAATGTTTCTTCTAAAACTAAATTCGAGATCTACTCTGTAGGAGGACAATTGGTAAACCAAGGAACAACAGATGGAAAAGTAAATGTTTCTAAGTTAACAAAAGGTGTTTACATCTTAACTGTAGAATCTAACGGAGAGAAATCTCAAACTAAATTCATCAAGAATTAA
- a CDS encoding GlsB/YeaQ/YmgE family stress response membrane protein — translation MGILTWIIFGLIAGAIAKAIHPGNDPGGWVVTIIIGIIGSFLGGAIGTYVLGWGDVDSFWSPKSWLLAIGGSVLLLFLYRMVTKK, via the coding sequence ATGGGTATTTTAACTTGGATTATTTTCGGTCTTATTGCCGGAGCAATCGCAAAAGCTATTCATCCAGGAAATGATCCTGGTGGATGGGTTGTAACAATTATTATTGGGATTATAGGTTCATTCCTAGGTGGAGCTATTGGAACTTATGTTCTAGGCTGGGGAGATGTAGATTCTTTCTGGAGTCCTAAAAGTTGGCTATTAGCCATTGGAGGATCTGTTCTTTTACTATTTTTATATAGAATGGTTACCAAGAAATAG
- the ftsY gene encoding signal recognition particle-docking protein FtsY, whose product MSWFKKIFKKEDKETLDKGLEKSSQGFFDKISRAVVGKNTVDDEVLDDLEEVLIASDVGAETTIKIIKRIEERVARDKYVNVSELDNILREEITGLLLDNPHLDTDNIDTSKKPYVIMVVGVNGVGKTTTIGKLAHQFKSQGLKVVLGAADTFRAAAVDQLVIWSERVGVPIVKQEMGSDPASVAFDTVQSAVAQNADVVIIDTAGRLHNKINLMNELSKIKRVMQKVLPDAPHEVLLVLDGSTGQNAFEQAKQFTAATEVTALAVTKLDGTAKGGVVIGISDQFQIPVKYIGVGEKIQDLQIFNGMEFVNSFFKKR is encoded by the coding sequence ATGAGTTGGTTTAAAAAAATATTCAAAAAAGAAGATAAAGAAACTCTTGACAAAGGTTTGGAAAAATCCAGCCAAGGTTTTTTCGATAAAATTTCCAGAGCTGTAGTTGGAAAAAACACAGTAGATGATGAAGTTCTGGATGATTTGGAAGAAGTACTTATCGCATCTGATGTTGGTGCAGAAACTACAATCAAAATTATCAAAAGAATAGAAGAACGCGTTGCAAGAGACAAATACGTCAACGTAAGCGAATTAGACAATATTCTTCGTGAAGAAATCACAGGTCTTCTTTTAGACAATCCTCATTTGGATACAGACAATATCGACACAAGTAAGAAACCTTATGTTATTATGGTTGTTGGCGTGAATGGTGTTGGAAAAACTACAACTATCGGAAAATTGGCTCATCAATTCAAATCTCAAGGATTGAAAGTAGTTCTTGGCGCTGCCGATACTTTCCGTGCTGCCGCAGTTGACCAACTGGTAATCTGGAGTGAGAGAGTTGGCGTTCCGATTGTAAAACAGGAAATGGGATCTGATCCTGCTTCTGTTGCTTTTGATACCGTTCAATCCGCAGTTGCTCAAAATGCAGATGTTGTAATAATAGATACTGCAGGAAGATTACATAATAAAATCAATCTAATGAATGAGCTTTCTAAAATTAAGCGTGTGATGCAAAAGGTACTTCCTGATGCACCTCACGAAGTTTTATTGGTTTTAGATGGTTCTACAGGTCAGAATGCTTTTGAGCAGGCAAAACAGTTTACTGCAGCTACAGAAGTGACTGCTTTGGCGGTAACTAAACTAGATGGAACCGCTAAAGGTGGCGTTGTAATAGGTATATCAGATCAGTTTCAGATTCCAGTGAAATATATTGGCGTGGGGGAAAAAATCCAGGATCTTCAGATTTTTAATGGTATGGAATTTGTAAATTCGTTCTTCAAGAAAAGATAA
- a CDS encoding DUF4295 family protein — protein MAKKVVATLQGGAGSKKMTKVIKMVKSSKSDAYVFEEKVMNADEVEGFLKK, from the coding sequence ATGGCAAAGAAAGTAGTAGCAACACTTCAAGGTGGAGCTGGTTCAAAAAAAATGACAAAAGTAATCAAAATGGTTAAGTCTTCTAAATCAGATGCTTACGTTTTTGAAGAAAAAGTAATGAACGCTGACGAAGTTGAAGGATTTTTGAAAAAATAA
- the rpmG gene encoding 50S ribosomal protein L33, which translates to MAKKGNRVQVILECTEHKESGVAGMSRYITTKNKKNTTERLELKKFNPVLKKYTVHKEIK; encoded by the coding sequence ATGGCTAAAAAAGGTAACAGAGTTCAGGTAATTCTAGAATGTACTGAGCATAAGGAAAGCGGTGTAGCGGGAATGTCAAGATACATTACTACAAAAAATAAAAAGAACACTACAGAAAGATTGGAGCTTAAAAAATTCAATCCGGTTCTTAAGAAATATACTGTTCACAAAGAAATTAAGTAA
- the rpmB gene encoding 50S ribosomal protein L28, protein MSRICQITGKRAMVGNNVSHANNKTKRRFEINLLEKKFFLPEQEKSVTLKVSAHGLRIINKIGIEEAIERAARNGYIKNTTK, encoded by the coding sequence ATGTCAAGAATTTGCCAAATAACAGGTAAGCGTGCAATGGTAGGAAACAATGTTTCCCACGCTAATAACAAAACGAAAAGACGTTTTGAAATTAACTTGCTAGAGAAGAAATTTTTCCTTCCTGAGCAAGAAAAGTCAGTAACCCTTAAGGTTTCTGCTCACGGATTGAGAATCATCAACAAGATTGGTATTGAAGAAGCTATCGAAAGAGCAGCTAGAAACGGATACATTAAAAACACGACTAAGTAA
- a CDS encoding arsenate reductase family protein, with protein MIKVIHNNSCPKSKAILEYLDENDIKFQIIDIKKDPLSLFELRTLFKKLNKQPSRILRHSTELFKKYFSESETVNDEQALEVIALNPELIQCPILIKGKIAMSGNPLENVKFFIEN; from the coding sequence ATGATAAAAGTAATTCATAACAACAGCTGTCCAAAATCCAAAGCTATTCTGGAGTATCTGGACGAGAATGATATCAAATTTCAGATTATTGATATTAAGAAAGATCCGCTTAGTTTGTTTGAGCTCAGAACATTATTCAAAAAACTCAACAAACAACCGAGCAGAATCCTAAGACATTCTACAGAATTATTCAAAAAATATTTCTCTGAATCAGAAACTGTGAATGATGAACAAGCCCTTGAAGTCATCGCTCTCAATCCCGAATTAATACAATGTCCTATCCTTATCAAAGGAAAAATTGCAATGTCGGGAAACCCTTTGGAGAATGTCAAATTTTTCATTGAAAATTAA
- a CDS encoding deoxynucleoside kinase has protein sequence MHIAVTGNIGAGKTTLTTMLSKHYNWEAQFEDVDHNPYLDDFYGDMSKWSFALQIYFLGSRFRQVKEIRESGKNVIQDRTIYEDAHIFAENLAEMNLLSERDFNNYLSVFTLMKDFVSAPDLLIYLRADVPTLVRQISKRGREYEAGISIDYLSKLNNKYQSWIENYKEGKLLVIDVDNLDFVERPEDFGYILERIDAELNGLF, from the coding sequence ATGCATATCGCTGTTACAGGAAATATTGGCGCCGGAAAAACAACTCTAACCACGATGTTGTCAAAACATTACAATTGGGAAGCGCAATTTGAAGATGTAGATCACAATCCTTATTTGGATGATTTTTATGGCGATATGTCCAAATGGAGTTTTGCATTACAGATTTATTTTCTAGGAAGCAGATTCCGTCAAGTGAAGGAAATCCGTGAAAGTGGGAAAAATGTCATCCAAGACAGAACCATCTATGAGGACGCGCATATTTTTGCTGAAAACTTAGCTGAAATGAACTTACTTTCCGAGCGTGATTTTAACAATTATTTATCAGTTTTTACATTGATGAAAGACTTTGTTTCGGCACCGGATTTGCTAATTTATCTTAGAGCAGATGTCCCTACTTTAGTGCGACAGATCTCCAAAAGAGGAAGAGAATACGAAGCTGGCATCAGTATAGATTACCTATCAAAACTGAATAACAAATACCAAAGCTGGATAGAAAATTACAAAGAAGGCAAACTTCTTGTTATAGATGTGGACAACCTAGATTTCGTAGAAAGACCTGAAGATTTTGGGTACATTCTGGAAAGAATAGATGCAGAACTGAACGGTTTGTTTTAA